The genomic region ATCAATTTGGCAAAATTGCACATGCCTACTTTTTTGCCGCATACCGCAATCAGCCCCGCAATGCTGAGGGCAAGCCCGTCTACATAAGTATCAATGCGCACATTAGGCGTGGTTTGATTGATGTTGAGAATAGCGGCACAAACCGACAAACCATCGGTGATTTTGCCGCCGGGCGAGTTGATGCGTACATTGAGGCGGCGATACCTTCGGGCAAGCGAGTACAGTTCTTTTGCAAACCGTTGCCCGGAGATACCCTTGCCTTCTTCATCAATGCCGATTTTGTCGTAGAGCAAAATATGGGCAACCTCTCCTGCGGCGTTCCGAATGTCAAAATATTTGTATTCTTCCATGCAGTTTCGCCTAGCTCAGTGCCGTAGCCGTATCGGTGTCAATGTCGTAGGTGATGCGTTTCCATGGGGCATCCCCCTCTTCCTGGGCAGCAAGCGCGGCAAACTGTGAAGTGCTCACCGCAGCGAGTTGCACTGCCCCACCCGTGGCATCGGTCACCGTGGCAAGTAGCCCCGGTGCGAGCGTGCGCACATCAGGATTGCTGCCCGTGGTGTTGGTCCCATTTTTCAAGTCCAGTATTTCGGCGCGACTGCCTGCCACGTGGCAATCGCCTGTGTATCTTAAAGCCATCAGTTTTTTTGCTTGTTTGGTTTGGGCAGCTATTAAGCAAGGAATGAGCAGGCTAAAAAGAGGGGTTTTATGGGAGTGTAGTTTTTTGGGGCAGGTTGGTAGGTGGCAGGGTTGTAGGTAAATTTCATTCGCTAAAAAAGGGGCAAAAGCCCCCTTCTTTACTCCACAAATAACTCCCTCGCCAGGTCATACGCCTGGGTGATATAGCCCCGGCTTTCTATCCAGGCGATGGGTGTTTTATCGGCTTTTTGGGCAAGGTGGTACAGTTGCACCTGAAACCTTATGGAGAACTGACGATAAAAAGTAGCATATACTTCCTGGGGTGGTATTCCTTTGGCGAGCGCGTAAGACTTGATGAGGTGGTCAAAGGCACGGCGGGTATCTACAAAAAGGGTTTGCGAAGGAGCTTTATTGATGGCGGCAAGGTAGACCTTGGCTTCTTCTCTTTCTTGTTCCAAATCGCTGATCCGTTCCTCATGGTCAATCAGGGTTTCCACGCTTTCTTTGAGAATCTGAAGTTTGTTCTTGCCCCTGGTCAGTGCCTTCAGTCGCTTTTCGCACTCCAGAAAATACAGTCTTACTTCGCGCCCTTTTTCAGTTTGGGCAAGCATGGCAAAAGACTTGGCGCAATCAATAGATAAACAAATCATAGCCGCAGGTCTACCTCCTTTTGGGTTTTCCACATCGGAGTGGAAAACCTGGTAATCAACACTTTGGGTGAAGTTCTTCTCCAGTGTACGCTTGGCAGAGTCTTTTCTTGCAAAGCCACACCATTGCCAAAAGGCATCAAAATCTACCGGAAATGCCTGGTGGCTTTGTAGGTAAAGGGTAATCTCGTTCATTAAATCTTTCATTAGTTTTTAGTTTGATTTGTGTTGATTGATCAGTTGTTTTACTTCATTGCCCAGCGCGGTGATTCTATAAATCTCGCTGCCAAACATTTGTAGTTGCCGGGCTTTGCGCCACAAGCTTTGCAGTTGCCCATGAAGCACCGCCAGGGTGTGTGCCGGGTAATCCTTGAAGTTGGCCTGTTGCGCTTCAAGCGCTGACAACTGGTGGCAAATACTGGTGGTCTGGCGGGTGACATTCATCAAGTCGGGCTGAGGTTGGGCGCGGGTGCCTGTGCCCTGCGTTTTTTTACGTTTGGCAGTCAGCCACTCCTGGTACTGCTCACCCGTTTTGGCAAAGACCAAACCCTGCCAGCCATTGGCAATCGACTTCCCGATGAGTTCCAGGGCAAAAGCTTCTTCAAACCCGGCCAGCTTGTCCAAAATGCGTTGTACACTGAGTGCCGATTTGTAGGGCTTTTTGATCTCCGTGCGGTACCTCAGCCAATCGTCCCATGCTTGCTTGAAAGTGTCCGAAGCAAAAGGCAGCTTGACTTCGGAGGCAAGGCTTGTTTTTTTAGGCGCCTCCTTCTTTTTGACTACCTTAACTTCTGCTGTTTTAGGCGCCTGCTTCTTTTTGGGTGGTACAGTCGCTTTTTCTTTTTTAAGCAACCCTTTCTCTTCTTCTATAGAGATATTGTTAGTTGACTCATTACTGATACCATTATGTGGACAAATTGGCATGGTTGCTGGCTCTTTTTGGCATGGTTGTGCCGTTTGAACCTCGCCAAATTGTCCTTGAACCATGCCAGTTTGTCCCTCAACCTTGCCAAATTGTCGAGGTTCCAGCCGGGAAAAATTGACCCGAAGCTGGCGGTGATGCCCGTCAAATCCTGACAAAATCAGGTAGTTGTCTTTAACAAGCTCCGAAATATACCTGGCCGCTGAACGCTTGCTAATATTCAGGGTCGCCGCAAAATGTTCATTGGAGGCAATGCAGCCCAACGGACGTTGCTCCAGCAAAGAAATTTCCACGAGCAGGTTTTTG from Microscilla marina ATCC 23134 harbors:
- a CDS encoding helix-turn-helix domain-containing protein, which encodes MKTSEQTTTKKTTTIKELNPAHLPTFEGFFYPASIWLDKHLNPVAKNLLVEISLLEQRPLGCIASNEHFAATLNISKRSAARYISELVKDNYLILSGFDGHHRQLRVNFSRLEPRQFGKVEGQTGMVQGQFGEVQTAQPCQKEPATMPICPHNGISNESTNNISIEEEKGLLKKEKATVPPKKKQAPKTAEVKVVKKKEAPKKTSLASEVKLPFASDTFKQAWDDWLRYRTEIKKPYKSALSVQRILDKLAGFEEAFALELIGKSIANGWQGLVFAKTGEQYQEWLTAKRKKTQGTGTRAQPQPDLMNVTRQTTSICHQLSALEAQQANFKDYPAHTLAVLHGQLQSLWRKARQLQMFGSEIYRITALGNEVKQLINQHKSN